The following DNA comes from Hemibagrus wyckioides isolate EC202008001 linkage group LG05, SWU_Hwy_1.0, whole genome shotgun sequence.
TTGAGTGCTTTGGATGCCGTGAATCAAGTTGTTGGTAATTTGGGAAATTATAGTTGCTTTATCTAGTCCACCCTGCTAGTCTGATATCTTAGAAGATGCGTCATGACACTATCTTTCATAACATCAGTGCAATCTGAGGGGTGTTTTAGAGAAAAGCAAGGATGACAGAAAGGATAGAATACTTTAATTCTATATATAATTGATTATATATTTGATAGACACCCTCTAGAGTAGTTTACAGTTATGTCATTTATTCAACCGagcagttaagggccttgctcaagggtccaccAGTAACAGAGCTGGGATTTAACTTACAACCTTCTGTTCAGTATTTCAGAATCGTATCCACTGATCTACTACTACCTTTAACACTATTACCTTTAAAGTGGTGCAAATGCTAGACAGTATTTCTCTTTAATCCACCATATGGCTGGATGCTCCTGATGATAGCAGAAGAGTCCAGTCACAATCCaaggctgtctctctctctactcagctgctgttactgagaCATGCTGGAGATGACTTGAGCATGCTGGAATGCTCACAAGTGTCCGCGGCCGTCGTCTCTGCCTGTGttctctgtttgtgttttccTACCACACAAAATGGTGGGGCCTTTTGAGCATACCACCCACACACTGTAAGACAACAAAGACCGGGGGCcgacacaaaacaacaaagagtgtgtgtttatgcttctagacaaacacacacacacagtcttttgCATATATTAGTGAGTAGGGTATTTGTAGACGGTAATAAAGAGTGTGAAGAGCTATACGATGGCTTTGGTCTTTTGTGCATTGCTTGCtttgctctctttttctcacacgcactcacacaagAGAAAGCAACACTGCCAATGATTTTTgtacttctttctctcttttttcaggCAGATAGCCCTCGCTGATATGACCATTGTTAATAAAACCGATTTAGTGAACGAGGCTGAGCTCGATCAGCTTCGAGACACGATCAGGTACGAAACCACAGCTGTACTTTACAGTATGTTTGACCGGATTATGTGAAACCCCAACGTTCAGCTGTTTTTCATTTTGCTAAACGTTCACTGTTGAATGTTGAAACCTCTATATAAAGTCATACTCACAAGGCCCTGTTGCTCGCTGCATTATAGGTCTATTAATGGCCTCGTCAGGATCCTGGAAACACAAAGGTCCAGGTGAGTTTGTGCAAAAAATGCCACTCTCGCACACATTATGAAGGCGTGAAATTAGAATTTTTGCCGGTTGTGTTAAATGACACACTCAAACAATCTGCCCAGCCCTGTTGTggtaacaaaaatatatcaagcATGACATTACACAAGCACCTTTAGTTGTTAGTCTTAGCTGTTCCTGTCTGCACAGGCAATTTCTGCAGTGTCACAGCCGGGAACGCGGTTTACTAAAGTTTACCTTTTAATTGCCTTCACATTTATGATGGCTTTTCTCCTTGTAGGGTCGACTTGTCTCAGGTGTTGGATCTGCATTCTTTTGATACCAAAGATAGCATGAGGTAAGATGATTGTTCTATAAAGGTGACGTTTCATTggtaaaaacattttatttgtgttacttaaatgttttttgttcttcCAAGTAAAAAATATTCAGTAAGTGGTTTTATTGGCAGAAAATAAAATTTAGGACATATTTGGCCTCTGTGACACTGCATGTCGCTTGCAGCTGGTTTGATTAGATCAATCGATCGATCTATATAGCATATAGCAAGTGGTGTCAAGGCAGTGCAAAAGCAATGCAGGATGGGTGAAATAATCTAATAAAGTAAGCCCAAGCTGCTATCCTTTTTATATTAGTTAGAAATTTGTTTACACTACTTATTGTTACGTGGAGGTTCTCTCCTAAGGGCTTAAATGTTTTTGAAATATTAATGCAAACTAATAATATacaatttattgaaaatatAAGAATagaaataatgataaaattCTAATCCAGCCAAAAttgcatgtatgtatgcatgtataaatataattgaGAAAATGGGACTTACCTATGGAATAAAAGCTATAGACCGTCATAATGGTCATTATAAGTAGTTATTTATAAATAGTTTCCACattatgttgtttttctttctttctttcttttcttacttctttctttctattccaTTATCAATGAGTAAAAAATCGCAGCACATTCTTCTTTCATTTCTGCTTACTAGTTACTGTAAAGGTATCCAATTATTGcgacattaataataataataataataatattttaggtggatgtatatatatagaccTTTTACACAAAAATCAAGGGTCTATGGATACTGAAGGCCAAcccatttttctgtttctgtttgctcttaataaaatacagagagagaactaTGAAATAATTAGTCTAGCTAGATTTTAATGTTGTGGATTGGACCTAGTCCTGTAATTTGAAATGGATAAATACTATGTTGCTTGAATATCATATTTACTGTTAATAAAAGAATTTGCTTTGATACAAAAAAATTGGTACTTGAACTTGGGTCACATATGTTTCTGATATAACCACAGGGCCAAATAATAAGTGAAACCCTCTTATAACATTGGGTAATCTTACTTAATCTTACATGTTTTAGAAATTGACATTTTTCATTAACTAGTATACTGCAGAATGTTTCTTACTAGTAATTTTCTACcttctaaaaatgtttatagCTCCCTGTGGTGACAACaaaatgcattaataataaagaaaggtTTTCTTAATGAGGTCAATTCATTTAACCAAAATGTTAAAATGAGAGCCTTTCAGTCAGGATTTTCTTTGACTTAAATATCTGTTTTAACTTAAGCTTCATATTAAGTCTGTAATACAAGGATTCAGCCGCTGAAAAGTCCTAGAAAATGACCAGATTTCTTTACCAAAGCACTTAGTCATAGTTCATAAATTGCATGTACTATTACAAAAGCCACAGAGGGATTGATCAGACAGTAGAAGATGATCAGACCAGCTCAAACATTAACATGTAGATAAAGTAGATTAGCTCAAATTATTGAAAACAATAATGAACACTGGGCGCAAAAGACAGATTACTCATTTATCCCTACAAAGATGACCCGAGTTACAACACAAGACAGTTAGTAAGCGGTGAGCAGAGTGAAACAGTGTTAATGTGAATGGGAGAGGCCAGCTGCAGAGGATTAAAGCCTCCACCACATTGAAGCTCTACCGACGCGTGTCCATACAGCCACCCTTTCAGCCTTTTAGCGCGCCCCATTTGCCCCCTGTGCTGGGGCGACCCCCCTCTGTTCCGCCTGTGTGGTACTCCCAGCGGAGAGAGTAATCCAGAGGGTAACGTTTACCCTCCCTTAGGGGTCATGGacttctctccatctttcttagTCTCTCACATTCTGCCCACAAAAACTCCTTTTCTCTCATCAGCATGTAGATTCGGGTTAAGACCGAGGGCAACTAAATCCAGCTCTTTGTAGGGATTTCTCTGAGACTGTATATCTGTAAGAAGGCACTTTGATGTTTAAGCAGTCTGTGGAGTTGTTTTATATTCAAATGACACTGCGATCTTTGCATTGTATGTTTTTCAGACTGGCGGAGAAACTACAGCTAATGAAAACAACACATGCACATCTAGACAAGGTGATCATTAGTTGTGAATAACGATGTAATGCTTTGTGAAAATTGTTATTAAGAATACAGTTGGTTTTCAGCACATAAACATTTAAGCAGTGAGGtacatatcatatatcatatcatatcatataatataatataatgttactCTTATCATACACTTGGGTCAATTTAGTAGAAAAATGTGACAATTATCCTGAATTAATTTCTTGTGAAGTTTACTTTAGAAATGTTGAGTGAAATATaaactttaatttcatttcacttcCAAGTAAAACACTGTAGTGTATTTAATCATGCCCCAATTTCCCTGGAGGTTGCCCATCTCATATATGTAAAATCCCTTCATCATCTATTTCCACTGGGGAGGTTTTAACATGAGTCTGTTTGTTGATGATCTGCACCAATCAGATTTGTAGAAATAATAAgtagttaaaaatataatttagcaTGATTACTGCCGTGACAAAAACAAGTGTCTAAAACTGTTGAAAATTTACCAGGAATTGAGATAAGCTTTTTGGAAGAATTTAAGATAGGCCTTACTGAGAATGTttcagaaaatatattttttatatattgtttatatatcaATAACAGTTTGTCATGTGGTTACACAGACACCAGTGCACAATCTCTCCACACCTTGACTGCATTTTAGTGCAGATAATAccattttgtctgtttttcagtAATTGATCTTAATTAATATTACTTAGTAACTGCAGTGAATTGTTTcattaatgcattttaatagtaaaagtgtgtagtttttaaaaagtaaagtaaaactTTATACTTTTAATGACAcatctttgaatcttgaattctGAAGCACCCACTGCTTCTGGGAATTGAAGTGGTTAACAtaacatttatcacattactaCAAATTACACGATACAACAATACCCAGCCCCTGGACTTCCTCTACTTCAAAGCCACTGACATAAAATATCTGAACCTTTTTACATCTCCAATTAGGTCTTAACTCTGGCTGCTTTAGCTCACATGATTAAATCAAGGGCTCAATTTGCTTATATTTCCTTCCTATTTTCATTGTAAGGAGTGGTGTCTGTGCTTTGGGGGAGCGATTGGTTTAGTTTTAGTATTGGCCCTCGATCTTTTCCCGCATGCGTCCCCCTACCCCCACCCCTCCTCTCACCGAGACGAGCCCCATTGCTCTTTTCATGTAAACGAGAGCCCTGTTTTCTGTTGTTATTccagaggaaaaaaggaagtgTGTTACCTCGACACTGTCAAACAATGGTTTAAATATCTGCGAAGTGGTCTTGTAATGCCCCGGGGAAGTTCACgagtttgggggggggggggggggggggaagaaAGACGAGTTGACCAAGACCGTGTGCAAAAACTGATACTAGCTTCTTGAGGAAATTAACCTTTTTAACACATTTGGTGATAAGACATTAACTGTGTTTGTGGTGCCATACAGAAATCCTATTAATACTATTTCTGACCATGCTTTGTTATTGTTCTTCACACAGTTAGGGTTTAACAGtttgtatataatatttatttaaagatttgttgtaaacatgttattttatttgttccTGTAATTTACAGGAGATATTAACAGTTACATTTGAAGTACCTGGAAGTGTCTCTGAGGaccatttaaatgtgtttattcaggTATCaataattgttaataaaataCCTCAGTTAGGGCATGTATATTAGCAGTGTatatactgtttgtgttttttgtgttgtagGACCTTTTATGGGAAAAGACGGTTAAGAACAAAGCAGGACTGCCTATGAATGTCATTCGCTTAAAGGTGAGCTTAAAATAATCTTATATGCTTTAAAAGCAGCTGTGACAATGGGTGTATATTTCTAGTGATGCAAAGAACAGCAGTTTGAAGTTGTTTCAATAAAAGCTCCAACTCTTCTGCTGCCCAGCTAAATGCAGAATGGCCTTAAAACCCATGTATGTTGAGCATTTTCTGGCTGCATTATTTACTTTTCATGCTTATTTAAACAGTTCTGTCTGTTTTATGTTTACCTTCTGGACTTGTAGCTATGGGAAAGTGTGAAATATGCAATAAAAATGAGCAGCTGTAAACCCACTGGGCTTAAACAAGCTCTTCAGgaattactatttatttaactCTCAACTGCTTGTTTGAGCTTTACTTGTAAAAAGATTTATTACACCAAAATATAACATGCACCTTTACTGATTGACCAATTTTTAAGGGAGAGTCTAAGAAATGGGAATTAAAATGATGTTTTCTCAAACAGACTGAACTGAAAGTAAAATGCATGTtccataaacacaaaaaaaaattacctgGGAAAAAAAGTCCTGTGTAACTCTtctgttattagaaaataatttatacataaaatgtatattactattataataTCTACTCCCAAACCTCAAATTTCTTTATGCAGCTAATAtcataaattttattttctcacaCAACCAACCGgaaatgttaattttttaaattgtcaATTTTTCAAAAAGCTAATTAGTGGTGAATCTGATATTATAATAATCATCAGTGTTGGTAAACTAGTGGTACAATCTTTCCATGATTTTTAGCATGAAAGGTAAAGATCTTCATATAAAAATgcaatacatttttttccactgatGTGTGTTGTTCTGCACAGGGCATCTTTTCCCTGCATGGTAAGCAGAAGAAGGTAATGCTGCAGGGTGTTCATGAGCTTTACGAGCTGGATGAAACACCTGAGGCCTGGACAGATGGAGAGCCCAAGATCAATCGACTGGTCTTCATCGGTGAGAAGTCTACCATTTCCTGGTTTTTGGATTGAGCCTAGTCCTAGGCCATATTTTCACAGTAATTGTAACCTATATCTATAAATAGAGATTCACAGTGTCCGTTTTCATGTTGCAGTATAATTGGTCATTCTTTAAGCAGTCATAACACACATTCTCTTGATTTCAGGTCGGCATCTGGATGGAGAAATTTTAAAGAAACAGTTTCTCTCTTTAGTGGAGACAAGAGATGGCTGATGAAATAAAGGCATATGGAAGTagaagtggttaaggcattggaccaCTTATTGGAagggtgtgagtttgaatcccaggaccaccaggCTGCCGCTGTTGGACCCTCGAGCAAGGCTTTTAGCCATTAACTGCTCcgttgtgtaaatgagataaatataagtCGTTCTGTATAAGGGCGTCttccaaatgccataaatgtaatgtaatgcatCTTAAAATAGGAGTGTGGATCTAGGATTGGTTTTTGCCATCCATATCCTATTACATATGATTATAGTCAAAGTAAAGCTGAGTGCAGACCAGCACAACTTTCTATTCTGACTGTAATTTCAAACAGATTTCCAGTCAGAGTTTACGGTGCCATGAACAGATGTTTGTACTCCCAATCATATGACTGACTTGTATTAAGGTACTCATGTCTGAAAGGATGCAAAGGACCTTGTGTTAGTGAGATTTCAAGAATATTTGTACCTTGTAAGAACCTTGGTTTTGGGTGTAAAAGAAAAGATTTGCTCGACACTACATCATGCCTTCCTGTTAGAAAAATTGTTTTTCGAGTATTCTGCAGATAGTTAAGAGTTCTTCGATGGCTAAAATTCTTCCTAGAGCCCTCTCTTATAGGGAACTTTTACAAGggctatatttatttttttcctgaaagaGAACTTGAATAATTGCTGTCAAACATGCAGCCAGCAGCTTTCACCAAGTTGGACTGATACCTGTATCCacatctgcttttttttttaggttgtttgacactcatgttaataatcaaattttaattattttttgctttaaacaaTAAAGCCATTAATTAAAtgattgttttatattaaatcaGCTCTATTCATCAGTGTAATTGAAGTCCCTTTGTGAt
Coding sequences within:
- the cbwd gene encoding zinc-regulated GTPase metalloprotein activator 1, producing the protein MDDEDDCPELVPIEEKSKTPAAQIPVTIITGYLGAGKTTLLNYILTEQHNKRIAVILNEFGEGNALEKSLAVSQAGELYEEWLELRNGCLCCSVKDNGLKAIENLMEKKGKFDYILLETTGLADPGAVASMFWVDAELGSDLYLDGIITVIDAKYGMQHLTEEKQGDLINEAVRQIALADMTIVNKTDLVNEAELDQLRDTIRSINGLVRILETQRSRVDLSQVLDLHSFDTKDSMRLAEKLQLMKTTHAHLDKEILTVTFEVPGSVSEDHLNVFIQDLLWEKTVKNKAGLPMNVIRLKGIFSLHGKQKKVMLQGVHELYELDETPEAWTDGEPKINRLVFIGRHLDGEILKKQFLSLVETRDG